A single window of Methylomarinum sp. Ch1-1 DNA harbors:
- a CDS encoding 3-hydroxyacyl-CoA dehydrogenase/enoyl-CoA hydratase family protein, with amino-acid sequence MNIERVAVIGAGVMGSGIAAQVANAGIAVYLLDLPAQEGSNRNAIAEAAIAKLLTTEPPPLMLSENVGLIHPGNNEDDLFRLAEVDWVIEAVVENPAVKRDLYRKLDKVCRPGTLISSNTSSLPLHVLTQELPDSFKRRFLITHFFNPPRYMRLLELVTSSDLAPEALDRIRVFADQKLGKGCVLCHDTPGFIANRIGTFWIQTAIREAIALNLSVEQSDAVMTLFGIPKTGVFGLLDLVGLDLMPHILKSFLQTLPAEDKLRDIAAIPSLMTDMIEQGYTGRKGKGGFYRLKPGSTDKIKESIDLKNGDYHTSEKFRIEDVGDSPESLRKFLAGDGSLNRYAWRVWSETLTYCAELIPEIADDIVSIDDAMLMGYNWRYGPFQLLDRFGVDWFAQRLRDEGRPAPSLLTDGQSFYRFDKHRLQFKHQPGHYRPLPIRPGVLSLNALKHSGEALLHNASASLWDIGDGIVCFEFHSKMNTLDPDSLTLLSEAAELIRQDFQGLVIYNEGENFSAGANLKLLAPSLMQQDWQAVDDILRLGQQSYAALKYAPFPVVGAPTGLALGGGCEILLHCDAIQAHAELYVGLVETGVGLVPGWGGCKELLRRWLEFPKRPGGPMPAIAQCFETIALAKVSQSAFDAKKFLFLDRSDGITMNKERLLADAKALALSLTENYSPPEPYEFYLPGASAQATLDIAVRNQQQSGKASAYDGVIARQLAHVLCGDDTDITLPLSEQGLLDLEREAFLHLVQQPGTQARLEHLLKTGKPLRN; translated from the coding sequence ATGAACATTGAAAGAGTTGCCGTCATCGGCGCCGGTGTCATGGGCTCCGGCATCGCCGCGCAAGTCGCCAATGCCGGCATAGCGGTCTATTTATTGGATCTACCGGCCCAGGAAGGCTCTAATCGCAATGCCATTGCCGAAGCCGCCATCGCCAAATTACTCACAACCGAACCGCCGCCGTTGATGCTCTCGGAAAATGTGGGTTTGATCCATCCCGGAAACAACGAGGACGATTTATTCCGTCTCGCCGAGGTCGATTGGGTGATCGAGGCGGTGGTCGAAAATCCGGCCGTCAAACGCGATTTATACCGAAAGCTGGATAAGGTTTGTCGTCCCGGCACGCTCATTTCTTCGAATACCTCATCCTTGCCGTTGCATGTCTTGACTCAGGAATTGCCCGACAGCTTCAAACGCCGCTTCCTGATCACTCACTTTTTCAATCCACCGCGCTATATGCGTCTGCTGGAACTGGTTACTTCTTCGGACCTGGCGCCCGAGGCGCTTGACCGCATTCGCGTCTTCGCCGACCAAAAACTCGGTAAGGGCTGTGTATTGTGTCACGACACGCCGGGGTTCATAGCCAACCGCATCGGCACTTTCTGGATTCAAACCGCGATACGGGAAGCCATCGCCCTGAATTTAAGCGTCGAACAAAGCGATGCCGTCATGACGTTGTTTGGCATTCCCAAAACCGGCGTATTCGGATTGCTGGATCTAGTCGGTCTGGATTTAATGCCGCATATCCTGAAGAGTTTTCTACAAACCCTGCCGGCGGAAGATAAGCTGCGCGACATCGCCGCCATTCCATCGTTAATGACGGACATGATCGAACAAGGCTATACCGGCCGCAAAGGCAAGGGTGGCTTTTACCGCCTAAAACCAGGCAGCACCGATAAGATCAAAGAATCCATTGATCTCAAAAACGGAGACTATCATACCAGTGAAAAATTCCGCATCGAAGACGTCGGCGACAGTCCCGAGTCTTTACGAAAATTCTTAGCTGGCGACGGTTCGCTTAACCGTTATGCCTGGCGGGTCTGGTCCGAGACCTTGACTTATTGCGCCGAGCTGATACCCGAAATCGCCGACGATATCGTCTCCATCGACGACGCCATGCTAATGGGTTACAACTGGCGTTACGGCCCGTTTCAACTGCTGGATCGCTTCGGCGTCGATTGGTTCGCCCAGCGCTTGCGCGATGAAGGTCGCCCCGCGCCCTCGCTGCTGACGGACGGCCAGAGTTTCTACCGTTTCGACAAGCACCGGCTGCAATTCAAGCATCAACCGGGACACTATCGTCCACTGCCGATACGGCCGGGCGTGCTGTCCTTGAACGCCCTCAAACACAGCGGCGAAGCGCTGTTGCATAATGCGTCGGCCAGTCTTTGGGACATCGGCGACGGCATCGTTTGTTTCGAATTTCATAGCAAGATGAACACGCTGGATCCCGACAGCCTCACCTTGCTCAGCGAAGCAGCCGAATTGATCCGGCAGGATTTCCAAGGCCTGGTGATCTACAACGAAGGCGAAAACTTTTCCGCAGGGGCTAACCTCAAGTTATTGGCGCCCTCGCTGATGCAACAAGACTGGCAAGCGGTCGATGACATTTTGCGCCTCGGTCAGCAAAGCTATGCGGCCTTGAAATACGCCCCCTTCCCTGTCGTCGGCGCGCCGACCGGCCTGGCGCTCGGCGGCGGCTGCGAGATTCTGTTGCACTGCGATGCCATTCAGGCCCATGCCGAACTCTATGTAGGCCTGGTGGAAACCGGCGTCGGTTTGGTGCCCGGCTGGGGCGGCTGCAAGGAATTACTGCGGCGCTGGCTGGAATTTCCGAAACGCCCGGGCGGTCCGATGCCGGCGATCGCGCAATGCTTTGAGACCATCGCCCTGGCCAAGGTATCGCAATCGGCATTCGACGCCAAGAAATTTCTCTTTCTCGATCGATCCGACGGCATCACGATGAACAAGGAACGCTTGTTAGCCGACGCCAAAGCTCTCGCCTTGAGTTTAACGGAAAATTACTCGCCGCCGGAGCCTTACGAGTTTTATTTGCCCGGCGCATCGGCCCAGGCGACGTTGGATATCGCTGTGCGTAACCAGCAACAGTCCGGCAAGGCGAGCGCCTACGACGGCGTCATCGCCAGGCAGCTCGCCCATGTCCTCTGCGGCGACGATACCGACATCACCCTGCCATTGAGCGAACAGGGGCTGCTCGACCTTGAACGGGAAGCATTTTTGCATCTGGTCCAGCAGCCCGGCACTCAGGCGCGCTTGGAACATTTGCTGAAAACAGGCAAGCCCTTACGTAACTGA
- a CDS encoding acyl-CoA dehydrogenase yields MNEFFLIIVIGAVTILVVRPLRRQFLTRPLFKWMRKRMPTMSQTEREALEAGNTWWDAELFNGKPDWRKLSLAPAQLSKEERDYLDGPVETLCAMLDDWDITHNRRDLSEAVWKYIKQHKFCGLIIPKSYGGLDFSEFAHSQVVMKIASRSVSAAVTVMVPNSLGPAKLLLAYGTEQQKQHYLPRLADGLEIPAFGLTSPEAGSDAGSMTDNGVVCYDTFQGDEKILGIRLNWEKRYITLGPVATVLGLAFKLYDPDHLLGETEDLGITVALIPTDTSGISIGHRHFPLDSAFQNGPNWGKDVFIPLDWIIGGVAQAGQGWRMLMQSLATGRAISLPALSVGAAKFVCRNCGAYARIRTQFNRPIGVFEGIEEVLARMAGLTYLLDAARHITCAALDVGEKPAIISAILKYHATEAMRRIINDGMDIQGGSGICLGPSNFIGRLYQVIPVGITVEGANILTRTMMIFGQGSVRCHPFVQLEMNALNEPDPDRSLAEFDDLLWRHVGFFLGNLTRGFCFGLGGVALVRTPGDKQTRRYYRQLTRLSTGFALAADFALLTLGGRLKRKERLSGRFADILSHLYLCSCALKHFENQGSQRDDLPLLDWACQYSLHRAQQSLLAVFGLLPARVPAQLLRHALFPLGKPYAPPQESLTGALAQKLLTDNPARERLTAGIYINAMPEDASGRIEAAFKAVLAAAPVEAKIHLAQKQGRLSTGTPDEILADALQDGIIDPSEAASMRRAGQARRNAIRVDDFTPEQLTGFFESNEH; encoded by the coding sequence ATGAACGAATTTTTTCTGATCATCGTCATTGGCGCAGTAACGATACTGGTGGTTCGACCCTTGAGACGGCAATTTCTGACCCGGCCGTTATTCAAATGGATGCGAAAACGTATGCCAACGATGTCGCAAACAGAACGAGAGGCATTGGAAGCCGGCAACACCTGGTGGGATGCCGAATTGTTCAACGGCAAGCCTGACTGGCGCAAACTCAGCCTTGCTCCCGCACAATTAAGTAAGGAGGAACGGGACTATCTCGACGGCCCGGTGGAGACCTTGTGTGCAATGCTCGACGACTGGGATATTACTCACAATCGCCGTGACTTGTCCGAAGCAGTTTGGAAGTATATCAAACAACATAAATTTTGCGGCCTCATCATCCCCAAATCCTATGGCGGCCTGGATTTCTCCGAATTCGCTCACTCCCAGGTCGTCATGAAAATAGCCAGCCGTTCGGTTTCCGCCGCCGTCACGGTAATGGTGCCGAATTCATTGGGTCCGGCCAAGCTGTTACTGGCCTATGGCACGGAACAGCAAAAGCAACATTATTTACCCCGTCTGGCGGATGGCCTGGAAATACCCGCCTTTGGGCTGACGAGTCCGGAGGCGGGCAGCGATGCCGGATCGATGACCGACAACGGCGTGGTTTGTTACGACACTTTCCAAGGCGACGAAAAGATATTGGGTATCCGTCTGAACTGGGAAAAACGTTACATTACCCTGGGGCCGGTCGCCACGGTGCTAGGCTTGGCTTTTAAATTATACGACCCGGATCATCTGTTAGGAGAAACTGAAGACCTGGGAATCACTGTCGCATTGATCCCGACCGACACCTCCGGCATCTCGATCGGACATCGCCATTTTCCGCTCGATTCGGCTTTTCAAAACGGCCCCAATTGGGGTAAAGACGTTTTCATCCCGCTCGATTGGATCATCGGCGGCGTAGCCCAGGCCGGCCAGGGCTGGAGAATGCTGATGCAAAGTCTCGCTACCGGTCGCGCTATTTCACTGCCGGCGCTCAGCGTTGGTGCGGCCAAATTCGTTTGCCGCAACTGCGGCGCCTATGCACGGATTCGCACCCAATTCAATAGACCCATAGGCGTCTTCGAAGGGATCGAGGAAGTGCTGGCGCGGATGGCTGGTTTGACTTATTTGCTGGATGCCGCACGGCATATTACCTGCGCCGCACTCGATGTCGGCGAAAAACCGGCGATCATTTCCGCCATACTCAAATACCACGCCACCGAAGCCATGCGCCGCATCATCAACGACGGCATGGATATTCAGGGCGGTTCAGGCATTTGCCTTGGACCCTCGAACTTCATCGGTCGCTTGTATCAGGTGATTCCGGTCGGCATTACCGTCGAAGGCGCCAATATCCTCACCCGGACGATGATGATCTTCGGCCAGGGGTCGGTGCGCTGCCATCCTTTCGTACAACTCGAAATGAATGCGCTGAACGAGCCTGACCCGGACCGGTCCCTAGCGGAGTTCGACGATCTCCTGTGGCGGCATGTCGGCTTTTTTTTGGGCAATCTGACCCGAGGCTTCTGCTTCGGGTTGGGAGGTGTAGCACTGGTTCGCACGCCGGGCGATAAACAGACCCGGCGTTATTACCGGCAATTAACCCGGCTCAGCACTGGCTTCGCACTGGCTGCAGATTTCGCGCTGTTGACGCTCGGTGGTCGACTGAAACGCAAGGAGCGTCTCTCCGGCCGCTTCGCCGACATCCTCAGTCATCTGTATCTCTGTTCGTGCGCACTGAAACACTTCGAAAACCAGGGATCACAGCGGGATGATCTGCCCTTGCTGGATTGGGCCTGCCAATACAGTCTACATCGCGCCCAACAATCTCTGTTGGCGGTGTTCGGGCTGTTGCCGGCAAGGGTGCCCGCCCAGCTTTTGCGCCATGCGCTGTTTCCGCTGGGTAAGCCCTATGCGCCGCCGCAAGAGTCGTTGACCGGCGCGCTGGCGCAAAAACTTTTGACCGACAACCCTGCTCGAGAACGCTTGACGGCGGGAATATACATCAATGCCATGCCTGAGGACGCCAGCGGCCGTATCGAAGCAGCATTCAAGGCGGTGCTGGCGGCGGCGCCGGTCGAAGCAAAGATTCACCTTGCTCAGAAACAAGGTCGACTTTCCACCGGAACGCCAGATGAAATATTGGCTGACGCATTGCAAGACGGCATTATTGACCCCTCGGAGGCCGCATCGATGCGGCGAGCTGGGCAAGCCCGACGGAATGCCATTCGCGTCGACGATTTCACCCCGGAGCAACTGACCGGTTTCTTTGAGTCAAACGAACACTAA